In Verrucomicrobiia bacterium, a genomic segment contains:
- a CDS encoding DUF1294 domain-containing protein, with protein MKNKYTLFRRGEVFHLQDSATGKQTSLRTKDETEARSLLNARNEAQRQPVLNLHLARAYWIYARDKRRAEAGEWRVPEARLHFLDLLGGWPGGFLAQRRLRHKCSKGSYQFMFWLIVLAWQFAACDSLQSWQFLKATENWIERTRAVEQRR; from the coding sequence ATGAAAAACAAATACACCCTGTTCCGGCGCGGTGAGGTGTTCCACCTCCAAGACAGCGCGACCGGCAAGCAGACGAGCCTGCGCACCAAGGACGAGACCGAGGCCCGCAGTCTCTTGAACGCGCGCAACGAAGCGCAGCGCCAGCCGGTGCTCAATCTGCATCTGGCCCGCGCTTATTGGATCTATGCGCGAGACAAACGCCGGGCTGAAGCCGGCGAATGGCGGGTGCCGGAAGCCCGGCTTCACTTCCTGGATTTGCTGGGCGGCTGGCCGGGAGGGTTTCTGGCCCAGCGCCGTTTGCGTCACAAATGTTCCAAAGGCAGCTATCAGTTTATGTTTTGGCTGATCGTGCTCGCCTGGCAGTTCGCCGCGTGTGATTCGCTCCAGAGCTGGCAGTTTTTGAAGGCAACCGAAAACTGGATTGAACGCACGCGGGCGGTCGAGCAGCGAAGATGA